The following coding sequences are from one Liolophura sinensis isolate JHLJ2023 chromosome 12, CUHK_Ljap_v2, whole genome shotgun sequence window:
- the LOC135479134 gene encoding uncharacterized protein LOC135479134, translated as MDQSTFKAGMEVPVGQSTFRRGGGGLISVNGSRPFTLTVMLTVTVVTAIAAVYAFSDGITKSTLTVTLPSTLQLRKIRSYSKDLTLDIISLHETANLRTSVQMYDIEECSRDGTACRALAACDNFIGSYKCRCRTGFYVHAGKCQACSTTCPDNHYMIQACTVDQDVVCKPCTVCNGSTYEAASCSTTQDRVCIDVTYPVKGFKENITLTQNAEGTVTTSASSNVFIEKLSSVNDLQTTFYATNNQQSYDLKNWKRDSGLEITLSIRGLYLIPEYRDVDHVSDNIFIEKGFRSTQADRAALKQITQYYCRNPVPDRYNLGLTIIPDRTTAASVVTCGSPNTTISCPAGYPDGKQYLHRSLNDHCPKAKNSALPELNQLPNSIACTDDVSLLHEVFRIPNLKPEPKSYPSAQCAAAQKACDRCVKQTSCANSTNPNVDNCCHLACYNSRDCQLGFSPLCPSPPIECATGNAYIYTLEPNFRSLPKRFQCHLTYMRKPYLYQVGYTVRLPGLNIDLPDGLEEVTSDDRNFRSSGQVDVGFITLKHDIGMQIHDEVILTGKYEENNEKDFVLYPLKEESELRRNPFRVDQPHESSYLTSIQFSRPFEFSSATWWGTGCLKNISKLYPAQRLYRDEPINVTGQVSWAGERVRYQTLPQNHIPSIRITIPGNRSVLSSYQREMMDAVLDVGSLTGRLTGDWNKAMWVIQVQGRLRTCPGILSMEVYDKCGGTILGHYDILVDCPTNFNIVLDIAQQNLTFTPAVYSLILKDANSTYRMYLSAFQKPFYLPIEEEDKIGNDATNLESPWKPLMAMAAIALLALMFCGIVYACVSHSRKDNVYIAGQGDRSPTYLSSKELERLNQGEGFIRNSPQRRNLPASRTLLVIFSLLYILYSIFFTLSLFFGVLYFSYSDAVSNIQNITAVKIRLKENFTTQLESLSTYEQREITRLSDLVVQRQKACGYHLEVEVDKIYQGLGKSLHKQLKSLGNRTLKLENALLTYMFEKAVSYDNSLEAFLSVYNESLQDKLDVIYVNYKDYLGKVPMNGWLTFAKQLYESLHGKKRPVSVSNEKSLIKFLSWLGVDKVRDVLTAKDRLDEQLTSSIPRLRRVLFSDPNAGKFMERKLSAVEKVDRGDSFVMKFMTVDTGYRVSDEEESSTSDSEQFYKTRNPVLSSELASVALPVILCAMVVCDVCLLVHRVVRLCKLLQKLIWGVKEFIPLDHVSGKIYEISKGRAPPKMYDPLEHPYNYLKDNREDVWSPGGEMYFFPQNMPKAKEDLLRDIWNHKKKQKPQTEPTALRSRCVCVVWETICRVLTSKVMWKFIVILALMWVVCVLVKLIDNLVTMEMFQYLLSVDIFLPQLKMHYNTTNVNLENYARFYNVYLRDYNTWMDSEALRLNSGLQTLKSSQERAVVQLMNRACSVLFNTTAAKTICDLNVPLLPVTMTIPPCNFLSMSAEPYIGMQFGEFVRQVHAELSPVVDSVRRCIFSAAYLLVGYLCLLVVLYTAISAIVKSFRHKGHIATLGVFQTANVSSAQWPERFVGASKDMYPSGSWAQSESGVYVEGEEPHRAESHV; from the exons CCTGCAGCACGACATGCCCTGATAACCATTACATGATACAAGCTTGTACGGTGGACCAAGATGTTGTGTGTAAAC CTTGCACAGTATGTAATGGCTCCACTTATGAAGCTGCTTCCTGTTCGACTACACAAGATAGAGTGTGTATTG ATGTAACTTATCCAGTGAAGGGTTTTAAAGAGAATATCACACTCACCCAAAACGCTGAGG GCACAGTTACCACCTCTGCCTCTTCCAATGTGTTTATAGAAAAGCTCAGCAGTGTAAATGACTTACAAACAACTTTCTACGCTACCAATAATCAACAGTCTTATGATCTAAAGAACTGGAAGCGTGATTCTGGGCTGGAGATTACATTGAGCATAAGAGGACTCTATCTGATTCCTGAATATCGTGACGTGGACCATGTCAGCGATAACATATTCATCGAGAAGGGATTTCGTAGCACGCAGGCTGATAGAGCTGCTCTCAAGCAAATTACACAGTACTACTGCAG GAATCCAGTGCCAGACCGTTACAACTTGGGACTGACGATAATCCCTGACCGCACAACAGCTGCTTCTGTGGTTACCTGTGGGTCACCAAACACAACAATCTCATGTCCAGCTGGTTACCCGGACGGCAAACAGTACCTTCACCGCTCACTGAATGATCACTGTCCTAAAGCTAAG AATTCAGCTTTGCCAGAGTTAAATCAGCTTCCCAACAGCATTGCCTGCACAGATGATGTCTCTCTGTTACATGAGGTCTTCCGAATCCCTAATCTCAAACCTGAGCCAAAGTCTTACCCCTCTGCGCAGTGTGCTGCTGCACAAAAGGCATGTGACCGCTGTGTCAAACAGACTTCCTGTGCCAATTCCA CTAATCCTAATGTGGACAACTGTTGTCATCTGGCATGTTACAACAGTCGGGATTGTCAGCTGGGATTCTCTCCCCTTTGTCCATCTCCACCTATAGAGTGTGCCACTG GTAATGCTTATATTTACACCTTAGAACCCAATTTCCGCAGTTTGCCTAAGCGTTTCCAGTGTCACCTGACCTACATGCGTAAGCCTTACCTGTATCAAGTGGGGTACACGGTCAGGCTGCCAGGACTGAACATTGACCTGCCTGACGGACTGGAGGAGGTGACATCAGATGACAGGAACTTTCGCTCCAGCGGACAGGTGGACGTGGGCTTTATCACCCTCAAACATGACATCGGGATGCAGATCCATGATGAGGTTATTCTGACTGGAAAGTATGAAGAGAACAATGAGAAAGACTTTGTGCTGTACCCACTGAAGGAAGAGTCTGAACTGAGGCGTAACCCATTCAGGGTAGACCAACCTCACGAGAGCTCTTATCTCACCTCCATTCAGTTTTCACGTCCGTTTGAGTTTAGTAGTGCAACCTGGTGGGGAACTGGCTGCTTAAAGAACATTAGCAAGCTGTACCCAGCGCAGCGACTGTACCGTGATGAGCCGATTAATGTGACAGGACAAGTGAGCTGGGCTGGTGAGCGGGTGAGGTATCAGACGCTACCTCAGAATCATATTCCATCGATCCGAATCACTATACCAG GTAACCGCTCAGTGCTGTCATCCTATCAGCGAGAGATGATGGACGCTGTGCTGGATGTGGGAAGCCTGACTGGCCGTCTGACTGGAGACTGGAACAAGGCTATGTGGGTTATACAGGTCCAAG GCCGACTGAGGACTTGTCCTGGCATCCTGAGTATGGAAGTCTACGACAAGTGTGGAGGGACCATATTAGGACATTACGATATTCTTGTGGACTGTCCTACAAACTTTAACATCGTCCTTGACATCGCTCAGCAAAATCTTACCTTCACCCCTGCTGTGTACAGTCTCATTCTGAAAGATGCAAACAGCACCTACAGGATGTACCTGTCGGCATTCCAAAAACCTTTCTACCTGCCCATTGAAGAAGAAGACAAAATAGGGAATGATGCTACCAACCTGGAATCCCCATGGAAACCCCTGATGGCAATGGCTGCCATTGCTCTACTTGCCCTCATGTTTTGTGGGATTGTATATGCTTGTGTATCACACTCTAGGAAGGATAATGTCTATATTGCGGGGCAAGGGGACAGAAGTCCTACTTATCTCAGCAGTAAAGAACTGGAGCGCCTCAACCAAGGTGAAGGCTTTATACGTAACTCACCCCAAAGAAGAAATCTCCCTGCTTCCAGAACACTGCTGGTCATATTTTCAttgctttatattttgtattccaTTTTCTTCACCTTGTCTCTATTTTTTGGAGTGCTATATTTCAGCTACAGTGATGCTGTGTCTAATATTCAAAATATTACGGCTGTTAAAATTCGACTCAAAGAGAACTTTACAACACAACTGGAAAGTTTGTCCACATatgaacaaagggagataaccaggTTGTCTGATCTGGTTGTGCAGAGACAAAAAGCCTGTGGCTACCATCTAGAAGtagaggtggacaaaatttaccAAGGCCTTGGCAAAAGTTTACACAAGCAGTTGAAAAGCCTTGGAAATCGTACACTGAAACTTGAAAATGCTTTGCTGacatacatgtttgaaaaaGCTGTAAGCTATGATAATTCCTTGGAAGCTTTTTTGTCTGTGTACAATGAGTCTCTTCAGGACAAGTTGGATGTGATTTATGTGAACTATAAAGACTACTTGGGAAAGGTGCCAATGAATGGTTGGTTAACCTTTGCCAAGCAGTTGTATGAAAGTCTTCATGGAAAGAAACGCCCAGTGTCAGTGTCCAATGAGAAAAGTTTGATAAAGTTCCTGTCTTGGCTGGGTGTGGATAAAGTTCGGGACGTCTTAACTGCCAAAGACAGACTAGATGAACA ACTCACTTCAAGTATCCCCAGATTAAGGCGAGTTCTTTTCTCTGATCCAAACGCTGGTAAATTCATGGAGAGGAAACTCAGTGCAGTTGAGAAGGTTGATAGAGGAGACAGTTTTGTGATGAAATTCATGACTGTGGACACGGGTTATAGAGTTAGTGATGAAGAAGAGTCTAGTACATCAGATAGTGAGCAGTTCTATAAGACCAGGAATCCTGTGTTATCCAGTGAACTAGCATCTGTAGCCCTGCCAGTGATTCTCTGTGCGATGGTTGTGTGTGACGTTTGTCTGTTGGTACACAGGGTTGTACGGTTGTGTAAACTTTTACAGAAACTCATTTGGGGTGTGAAAGAGTTCATTCCCCTTGATCATGTCTCAGGTAAGATTTATGAAATTTCAAAGGGTCGAGCACCTCCCAAAATGTATGACCCATTGGAACACCCATATAACTACCTAAAAGACAATCGAGAGGATGTATGGTCTCCAGGGGGGGAAATGTACTTTTTTCCTCAGAATATGCCTAAGGCGAAAGAAGACTTGCTGCGAGATATTTGGAATCACAAGAAAAAGCAAAAGCCACAGACTGAACCAACTGCACTTCGCAGCCGTTGTGTGTGCGTGGTGTGGGAGACAATCTGCCGTGTGCTCACAAGCAAAGTGATGTGGAAATTTATTGTGATCCTGGCTCTTATGTGGGTGGTGTGCGTGCTTGTCAAGCTCATAGACAACCTGGTAACCATGGAGATGTTCCAGTATTTATTGAGTGTGGACATTTTCCTTCCCCAGCTTAAAATGCATTATAACACAACAAATGTCAACCTGGAGAACTATGCAAGATTCTACAACGTTTATCTCAGGGATTACAACACCTGGATGGATTCAGAGGCTCTAAGACTGAATTCTGGTCTGCAAACGCTCAAGTCTAGTCAG GAGAGGGCAGTGGTTCAATTGATGAACCGGGCATGCTCAGTCCTTTTCAACACAACTGCAGCCAAAACCATCTGTGATCTCAACGTGCCTTTGTTGCCGGTCACCATGACAATCCCACCCTGTAACTTCCTGTCCATGTCTGCAGAGCCCTATATAG GTATGCAGTTTGGAGAATTTGTTCGCCAAGTCCATGCCGAGTTATCTCCTGTGGTGGACTCTGTGCGAAGGTGTATATTTTCAGCGGCATACCTCTTGGTTGGCTACCTCTGTCTGTTGGTTGTTCTTTATACTGCCATTTCAGCCATAGTCAAGAGCTTTCGACATAAGGGACACATTGCCACGTTAGGGGTATTTCAAACAGCAAATGTGTCGTCTGCACAGTGGCCAGAGCGATTTGTAGGTGCATCCAAGGATATGTACCCAAGTGGTTCTTGGGCGCAAAGTGAAAGCGGTGTGTATGTAGAGGGTGAAGAGCCACATAGGGCAGAGTCTCATGTCTGA